The Pseudoliparis swirei isolate HS2019 ecotype Mariana Trench chromosome 17, NWPU_hadal_v1, whole genome shotgun sequence sequence TGTGCCCTCTCCAGGTATAAAGCTGACAGGAGGCATTGGCAGCAAATGGCAGGGCATCTACTGTCTGCAGGTGGTGCCGGGCTCCCCCGCCAGTGAGGAGGGCAGTGTTCAACCCAATGACAAGATCCTCTACATCTGTGGCAGGTGCACTCTGGGAATGACCCTGGAAGATGCAGTCAAAGCTTGTGAGATCGCCCCTCGTAAAGTCAAACTTAAAATCTTTAGGTATGTGCCTTCAGAGCCTTGAGAGATAGACcctgacatgtgtgtgtttctttaaatgactttatgtctgtgtctgtcacAGAGAAAACCAGCCGGTGAACCCCAAGGCTAAGTGGAACGGTAAGGGCGCCTGAAGGATTCATGGGATGGTTTCACCTGCTTGAAAAGGACACATACATAGGATAGTGTGGTTGTGAAATGCACTGATGGATTGCCTAGAAACCACATATGTTTGTGCTCAACTGGACGATAATTTAAGTTCAATCATTGCCAGAAACAATTCTTGGGAGACACtggccttttgtttttttagatttagcACTTTGAAATATAATTGTTTCCTTgtacaatatatgtatttatatattcttgTGTAGGTCTGTTTGACTGGAAAAAGGACAGGAAGTTCTTTTCTCGTTTGGAAGAGCCCGCCTCTCCAGATAAAGACTCTCCTACCAAAGATAGTGAGTGTTTCCCCTCCCGACCCTCTCATGTTCCATCAGCACCACAACTGGTTCCCTTTCACTCTTTTGCTTGTTGCTCCTCTTTATCTGCGTGAAGCTGGAGCTCGGTGCTGAAAGATAGTTCTCTttgcagctctgtgtgtgtgtgtgtgtgtgtgtgtgtgtgtgtgtgtgtgtgtgtgtgtgtgtgtgtgtgtgtgtgtgtgtgtgtgtagatgtgtgtgtgtgtgtgtgtgtgtatgtgatctCAATGCTGACAGACAGATCCTGGGCTCTCACAGCAGGATTAATAATTAGCAAGCCTCAGGCCCTCCACTGGTGTATTAGACTGCAGGgctgccatcacacacacacacacacacacacacacacacacacagacacaaacagacacacacacacagccagtggTCTATGGGGCAGGTAGCTCTGTTGCCTGGTGACGGTGCATGCAGCAGTAAGGGACAGTGGAGAGGGTCAGTCTAAAAAGACCAGCCTTGTTCACCTGTCGTAGAAGAGACGTAGCCGTCAACACTTCTCTTTCAAAATGGCCAAAGAGGTGggaggttggtgtgtgtgtttttttcttcttctgtatgTCTGTTATGGTAATTTCATTGGCTGAAAATGGTCGCATGGACAGAAATTATTACGGCGGAGATGTTCTGTTGTTATCTTGGGGCCGAAGTCCAGACATTTCACTTAATTTATATGTTACATGTTTTTAAACGCGTCATCAATATTcactaaaaaaacataattgtcGATGCAATTGCTTGAGATATTTAGTTTGCACTGGCTGCTGATTCATTGAtccttttttcttgtttttttcagaTGAAGATGTGTGTCGGACTGCTGAAACATTTAGATGTCCCTCCCTCACAAAAGAACACGATGTAAGtttctgaaaatattatttatctTTGTTCAAGAGCTCATTCTTTCTGGGGTACATCTTCATTTTTGTCACCTCTTGCcaactctcttcttttctttttcctaaaCTGCACATATTATGTAGAGTCTGTTGAAACACATACTGTAACATGAGTCCATTTGTGTGTCAATCTGCAAATGCAATTTCTACTGGGGGGTCACtggctgcctgtgtgtgtgtctatcaggTTTTCTTTACACTTGATTCATGTATCAGCAATACAACAGCATTTTCTGCAGAACATAAGCTGCTTCTGTAAATACGATGGAAGTGGAAACTGACTGATTCCTCATTTTGTTtcccctccttttctccttcGGTCCCTGTAGAGTTGCATCATGCAAGTGGGGTTCACAAAACCAGAAGGAGGAGGTCTTGGCTTTGCTTTGATTGGGGGAACCAATGACAGCATCCTTCGAGTGAAGGAAATCTGCTCTGGTGGATTAGCTGAGCAGGATGGCCGACTGAGAGTGGGAGATATTCTATTAGAGGTAACAAGACAACCCATCATGCACTTTGGCTGTTTTATTACTCTTTGTGGTGAGGAAAACCCTGATCTTTACTGTGTGATTTCTAGGTAAACAGTGTGATTGTGTCCGGGCTGAGCCACAGTAAAGTAGTGGATATCCTGCGTAAAGCTGAGGGCACAGTACAGCTCACCATCTGCAGAGACATCCTGCCCCTGACGTGCTCCGAGTCACCGACACCGCCCAACATGTCCGCTCAGACTGAAGCGATTTTAGCTAAGCAGCCGGCTCCGGTGTCCATCCCTGATAACGGTCCCTCTCCTGATGCCATGCTGAATAAGCCAGTTAAGCGTGCCTCTGGTATGATCTCTGACAACTGTCCTACCTCTTATCGTGAATATTTAGAAGGATACTAGTACTGAAGTAAAGAGCGCTGTATGTATGCTACTAATCTTTCTCAAGGCTTTGCTGACACAAtaattaaaatttaaattagCATCTGGTTAAATAACAAATGGAGGAATTGCAAATCTTTTTACtcattcttaacccttgtgttgccttagggtcattttgacccgaatcaatattacaccctccccccgccttaggattaatttgaccccattcaatgtttaatgtcggtgttctttcggtagtcaacaaacaaacataaagtgcctcacacttaaacttggaaaacaatattaattctaataattttctggaggttttaattgctggcgtcaaattgaacccaaagggtaaaatatgttagtaaatataaaggtaacaggagggtgaaacattgaatcgggtcaaaatgacccaaaggcggggggagggtgtaatattgattcgggtcaaaatgaccctaaggcaacacaagggttaatcatTAGGACTATTAACTTGAAACACCTTCAAATGTGTACAATATACTGTAAACACACATCTTGTGTCTTctaaattaataatatatatatatataatgtccaTCTCAAGATACAATTAGCATTTAAACACATTAATTTAACTGAATATATTGTGAATATATTGCATCCCTCTTTCATTGTCTCAGAGGTGACTTCAGACCCTGTGGTCAATGAAGCTGGTGTGTTTGTTaactcaccacctcctccaccacgccgACTGACTATCGTAACAGATGACGCTGCAATTGCACAGGTACCATGCACACTACAAAGCACACACATGTGGAGCAAATATGATGTGAATTCACTGTTTGAATCACAGCCCTCCTTACCTCTTTCCTAACACCTACTACTAACACGTTGCTCCTTCTGTCTGTTGCCTCCTATGGCTGCTTGTCTGTGGAACAGGAGAGCTGTAACACCACCCCTTCTCATCAAGCTTGCTGCCCATCCCTAAATGTCACTGACATGTTGCATGGAGCTTCTGACAGGTAGTAACTTCCCAAACTACTATCCTGTATTATGTTCTACTTATTTCCTCCCCACTTtttctcctgcttcttctttGATCTGTTTGAGTTCCACTGTTTACCACAAGAAGGCGGCAGAGAGCAATAGAAAAAGTACCACCCTGGATAAATTATGTCGCTTATAGGCTCTGAACCCAGACAAATATAGACGAACGATTTGGAATTTGTAGTACTATTCTCTGTAGCTGCAAAACAACAAATATGTCAGTAGTATAAAGATATTTTAGCCTCTTGTCTATACTGTATTTTAGGTGGAAAAGTCGCAGGGAAAGGAAGCTCTGCCTTGCATGATTTCATCCCCTCCTACCGAAGAGTAAACATGGTCTGGTCTCACCCCTGCCCCCTGACTCCCCCAGGAAACGAATTGTGACCAAACTTTTGGACCACTCCTGCAAAGACATCCGGAAAATACAGTCAGACAGCTGGAGCagcgatgaagaagaagatgatgtatTTAATGCCACCCGTCTGGACATGACCTCAAGCCAAACAGGTGTATACTCCTCTACTCTTGTGCTGAAGGATCAGAGTGAACATCTTATCTTTTCTGGTCCATTCTAACAACAATTCTAACTTTTCCTCTTTTGTTTCTTCAGGCCCACCCATAGTATCAGAGGATGAACTGGCCAGTTTAGCTCTCATTAGACCGGCTAAGACCAGCAAGTATTCAGGCTCCAGAGTCAAAGCTCTCATTCGGATTCTACAGCATCAATTGGACCAGCACGAACTGGTCAAAGAGTTcatggtgtgcatgtgtgatagACAAGATAGTTCATGTACAATGTATCAGTGTAATTCATAGCTGTAAAATGACCTGAACAAAGGGGGAAATTGCCCGAGTCtattataatgtataatgtGGGATATTTAGAGAAaatctgcaaaaaaaagaccTGCAGAGACATACATACAATACCCACATATATTCTCTGTCATGGCTATTTAGACTATCTTCATGGACAGACACACTGTGATGCAGCTGTactatttaatgtgtttttattttatttttaattgtgctCATGTTGATTTCAGGCTCTGGAGCATCTGAAGCCCTCTGACAACTGTCTGGTGGGAAAAGCCCCTGAGAACAGAGATAAGAACCGCTACAGAGACATCCTACCCTGtaagtctgaaagaggacgttGGTTAGCTTTTACTTTCTTCTAGCAGAATCTACActtgtactttttatttatgaGCTAAAGCTTGTAAAAGCGCTATACTCACAGGCTTTGCATTTATTGGAGAGCCTGTTTATACCACTTGTCTTAGCTGAAGGGAGTGAAGAGGTTTTTTGCAACACTTGTCTGCACAACAAATCATTTCATATATATTAGTATCAATAATTTACGAAAGCCGTTCTTATAAGTTTCATGGAGTCAGCCAAGTATGTGGCGATAAAGATGATTTCATTTTGCAACACCTTGTAATTATctcagatttttattttttttaaatgaaggagAACATAAGATAATAAACTGTATTATGAATCTGAATTTCATTCGTTAAATACAGAGACAggatgaaatgaaaaacaaaaaagttgtGGTCAGAactaaagaaaatgaagaatgtaaaataaaaactggaaaCACACAAATGCTTAAAAACACGTACAGAGCGTTTACTTCTCCAGCCCTCAGTGTGTTGGAGTGAAAGGGTCAGTGTTGAAATGAATGAGCATGATGAAAAGGATAGTGACCCCCAGTGGAATGCTATCGCACCTCAATGCCTTGATGTTTGCAGCCTGCTTCAAGCTGGGTATTAACCAATCATTTCCATTAATTGTAACTATTTTACTTAGCACTTCTGGTTTCAAGTCTGTGGCTTTTTTGGCCTTCAAAGCAGGAGGTGGGGGACCAACCCCCAAAACATTCCTACCGGCCTTCAGTCTATCACCCCTCTCATCACCAACACACTTCTTCACAACGCTGGTTTGTTGAGCCCGGCTCCAGACCCCTGGACTGTTTACTTGTCCTTATTTACTGTACACTTAGATTGCATGCTTttggaaaaacaacaaagtagcagtgtgtgttgtttgttgtcaAGAAATGAATGGATTCATCGAACATCGGGACTGGGCACGTCAGTCTGTTCTGTTTGTGGGAGGATACTGCTGGAGGTATAATTGGTTTATTTCAATTATGAATTCATGCAGTGATGCATGCTCACGCTCAAAGCAACAGTCATGCAAAGAGTTTAGGGTCCTTTCCTTTCGATGtattttcctccttttcttcccctCATAGATGACGAAACTCGTGTTGCCATTGGAGACAACCAGGACTACATCAACGGCAGCTACATCCACATGCAAGTTGGCGATGAAAAGTTATTCTACATCTCCTGCCAGGGCCCTCTGCCTTCCACAGTGCCGGCCTTCTGGCAGATGATCTGGGAGAACAAATCTGATGTCATTGCCATGATGACCCAGGAAGTAGAACGAGGAAGGATCAAATGTCACAAGTACTGGCCAGAGAAGCTGGGCGTGCCTCTGGACACCGGCAGGTACCAGCTTCACTTGGAGAACCAACAGTTCCTGGAGTACTTCCACATCAAGGTCATCCGCGTGGTGGAGATAGAAGTAATAGATTTGTGAGGAATATCTGCCTGCCTGTCAAACGTCATTAATATTATGGTATACTCCAAACCTCACACTTCTTAAACATATTGTTATTCCAGACCAGTGAGACACATTTTGTTCGTCATCTGAAGTTCACACGCTGGCCTGACCACGGAGTGCCGAAAAGCTCCGAGCAGTTGGTTCGCTTCATCCGCTACCTGAGGGCCGTGCACCATAAGGGACCGGTCACTGTGCACTGCAGCGCCGGAATCGGACGCACAGGAGTTCTCATCAGCACTGATGTTATCCTCAGCCTCATTGAGAAGGATTTGCCTGTGAgtggagccattttgtttgGTTTATTCATTAGTTTACCACgctgtttttttgtcttttagcCATGCCAGTGGCACAGATCTAGAGATGGTAAATGACGGTCAGGCCGACCGTCCAACATTTTGGTCCAGTCTGAAATAGCACAATAATATCAGATCGATTGCCATGACATTTTGTACAGACTTAAATGGTCCTTAGCGGATAGATCCTACAGACTTTGGTGATCCTCTGACTTTTCCTCTAACGCCACTAGTAGGTTGACATTTCCATTTTGTTGTGAAATGTGTCAACTTTCTCTATTGCTTGGAGTGTCCCCATAGAATGAATTAAATTGTGCCgaatacattttctttgtctAGCAGCATTATCTGGTCAATCTTTTACTTGTCTAATTCTGTGATTTATGACCAATTACCTGAAAAACCAAGAGCATTCccttcagcctcagctgtactttgtgtgtaGTGCTTATTTGTAAAAGTTAGCATGCTAACTTGCTAAACTAATAAGGTGAACTTGGTAAAAATTCAAACTACAAAACATGTTACCATTGTCATTGTCAGCCTGTAGTTCATGCAGtgagctgtcaatcacaagtTAGCCACatcctaaagcataccctgctttatcgtTTACTTTACTCTAAacaggaccatcattgacaaaATGGACATCATGCTGTAGTGAGGAACTCTTGAAACTAGCTATTGagaacataaactcatgtttacaatgtttactggggTAATAAATCAAATGAGAAGTTTTTCTCATAGACTTACGTAGAATCTGACCCCTTGAAAGAGTGCAAGTTCAGGGCACTTGCACACTGGTTCCACATTTCAAACTGAGCTTTCCCCACCTGGTTAATGTATTATTGAAATAAGAACTAAACCATAGCCACAGACTCAAACATGCTGTAGCCTAACAACCGTTGGTTTCTGTCTTCAGATCAATGTGAGTGACGTCGTAAAAGAGATGAGACTTCAGCGACATGGGATGATTCAAACCAAGGTCAGTAATAACAGAGGGATTATAGTTCAAAGTTCAAGCTTTTCAAAATGGAAAAAGCGTGACCAAAAGCTAGACGTGCCCTTTGTCTCTCTCATTTCAGGAACAGTACTTCTTCTGCTACAAAGTCTGGTTGGAGGTTTTACAGGGCATTTTACAGCTTCAAGGCAACCAATGGCAACCGGAAAGTCTCCGAAATCACAAAATAGTTTAAAGTTTCCCACCTTCAGTTCACCTACCGTAACCATGTGCAGTCTATCACAGCATAGACTGGCGAGACCTTTTTCTTTGGCTGTATAGTTTAATTAGCTATAATAAGAAACGTGTActgtttttctctgttttgATACTTTGTGTTGAAGAGGCCCATTGATTAGTTACAATGACTTCAACtgtaatgtttttgttcttgTATGTGCTCTCGGTGCTGTGATTAtgtgaatttaatttagatCACTGAGGTTGTTTTGCCTTTTCAGGCTTAGTGATTTGCCTTCTGTCTTtagcatcttttttttattatttagtgtCAGTATTTGAATGCatctcattttcttttttccatgtCCTTTAATTTGCAAATCGCATATCGTCATATTGCATGGAATTTAAACTCTGGTAATAGCATCTCTTATCTGGCAGTAAAGTAAGATCATCAAAGCAAAGAGAGTATCTGTTTGTAACCTTGATGAGTAGCATTTGATTAAGCATATGTGGTATCATTTCATTAAGTGCATTTGTGCCCTGGAGAAAAGGGCATGAGCAAAAGAACACTATTGATTTTTCAGTTCATCATCTCCAGAAATGAAAAGAATCAAGTGCCTTGGAATGACTCACACCGCTGGCTCCACACTGACCTCGAGTCACCTGTCACAAGAGCAAGAAACGGATTTGAGAGCACTCGGCAGTGGTTAGATTAAATGTGCAGCTTTCGGTCTGGTGGAGGTGGATGGTTGATCCAAACCGGAGGATTACATCTCACCTTTTACTTCAGTTGTTTGCCCACCGCCTGTCAATCTTCTTTTGTTTGTGGGCCCATTCTATAAAGAACACTATACATAATTCCACATCATGAGTCAGATACAAATTTAACATAACACATTTTTGgatgaattcatacattttcaaTTCCCTCGATTATTAAAACTTGGACGCGGCGTCAACACTAAATATTCAGATTTGTGGAATGTACAAAAACTGATTTAAATAGCTAGTTGCATGATTTCTAGGAATAATGTGTTATGTAGTAACATCCTTTGTCGGTATTCCATAACTATTTTAATACAAAGTCAgccaaaaatgcaaaaaaaatattatgagGTTTACAAACTTGCCATTTTGCCACATTAGATGTTAATGATGATAAAGAAAATGCAACGAAGCTGCATTTCCAAGTCACAGATCAAAGATGATGCATAGCTGCTGGTTTGAACCGTAACCACTGGATGTAACTGCTTGTAAGTTTTGTTCTTttagctctctcacacacacacacacacacacacacacacacacacacacattgcatgcAGACTCTTAAAGTACAGAAGTCTGAGCCTGGAGTTTGGTTGAATGACATGAACATGATCAAAATGTGAAATGTAACAAAGCAATACTCTCCATGAGGAGGGGAGTCCTCTTACTGGAAAACATCTTCCAAACCGTTTGGAGCATGTTGGTAAGACACATGCAGTGCTGCTCTTTTGTCATGTGGATGTCTACGCAGAGCCATCAGTCTCTGTACTGTGTATGCAACGTCTGTTCATCACTCatggttggttggtttcctACGTAACTCTCTGTTTTGTGCAAGTTCATGTTCTCTTTGAGATCCTGTCGTTATTTTTTCTCCCTCAGATCTTGGAAAATAATTATTCttgaaagaacaaacaaaagcacatttttGCATTCATCTGTGAAAATGCATTGTGTACAGCCAAGCAAGTGATCACGCAACAGCATTGTGGAACGTAATAACCATTGATTGCACAACTGCTTATTTATGCTAAATTAATCTATTCTCACTACCAGCCACTATCTAACCAATAACTGAGAACAATGTAATACCTCTCTTTAATTAAAAACTATTCTGGAACTTGTTTGCCTGTTGTACAGCACGTTGTACCCCCTGACTCTGAACACAACATAACTCAACTGGAACAACGGAACAAGAGCAGCAGAGGTGGTTTTCCCTGACGgcacacacagaacagagagcCGGAGGCGGCCCTAAATCTAATTCCACTGAGCCCCCTCTCCACTTTTACTGCAGGGTATACTCCCTCTCGGGTTTTACTGCAGGGTAAATAAGCTGGTCTCACAGGGGTCTTTGTGACAGCATGGAAACCCACGGAAACCCACTGCACACTCCACTCACATATAAACCTTATGCTGCATGGGGGAAACCATGGTCGCAgattgactctctctctctctctctctctctctctgtgccctTGGGCACTATCTCTACACACTCaaacccctcctccctcccctttcTCCTGACTCTGCGACTCAGACCTTGTTATTGCTGTAAGTTATGGCAGGAGCGACATGCGACTCGGTTATTCAAGGGCCATTCCCATTTACGGTTCCATCATTTTATTAAACGGTTGTCCTTTGAATTTCTAACCACAAGACGACATGACTGGCTCACTTACTCAAAGGTGATATTTTAaagtagagtgtgtgtttactgaagaTGTGCTGATAACAGCTGCATCAGAGGAATCTGAGCAAGGACCAGAAGTGACTATCATCTGCACTGTATGTGTTCTGTGTCTGACAATGTAGGAACCAGCAGGATGTAAAGAGATGAGAACTAAGTTGACGGTAAAGTCATCAACAGAAGGCCGTTCGGTCAGAGAGTATGATTTAAAAGCCCGAGGAAGGTGAAGAAAGGAGCTCATATGCTCCCAGTAAATCCTCTCGCTCTCTGCTGGGCTCACAGTGTAACACAGACACaagacatgttttctttttctctgtgtACTGATTAAAAATAGCACACAAATTATGGGCTGCCATAAActaactccacacacactcacacacacacacacacacacacacacacacacgcatgcacctaccctcctccccctcctaatGATGGTCCCATCCTTCTTCACTGTCAAATTTCACCTTAAATTGCTAACAGGCAACTGCAACTCCTTGTAagactttataaatgatgtacAACTTCTGTGTTTTGGGTTCCACTGATTCAGCAGAATTACAAATAACCGATAAATTAAACTCCAGCATTTTGTTTAGTTACCATCTTGAATAGATTATTTACACTTTCACATGTATTCCCTATCAGCTTGTTTCAACGCCTCGCTGAAGCTGATGCTGAAACATTAGCGAATGGAAAAGTCGAAATGGTCCCATGCATCACGTAATGCACATTATCCTGCATTCATCATAGATATGTTGAATTCTGTGGGTTAAGATATGGTCTGGTCGCACAGCATGCATTTGTCATAATGATTCTCATGAGGTCTGAGAGGTCTGAGAAGTTGAGTAGGACCATGCCACAGCAGCTAAGCTCAAGAGAGCAGAACATTTCTACCCTGCAGGATGCTCACAAAACAATTCCAGCAGCATTACACTCGAGCTGATAAGAAATTTATGAGCTTTCATGGAAACCGTAAGATACGGTTGGGGTTTAGACGGCCTCACAGTTGAGAAAAAGCAGATGCAAAGCAAATATCATCagacttgttttttatttttaaaacaccaCATAACAAaatcaacatgtaatacatatagACAGTTTTTCATTTTGGACATTTCTCATGTCAAATATATTGTTAAAATTGTATTACGGTACATTGTATTGCTGTCCCGCAAAAAAAAGACCTCCAAAACTCTCCATGAGCgaagaaaaacactttttgttttcatctgtTTGACAATGTCTTAGCGAGCATGTACAATTGTTTATTTAGCTTAAACCAGAAATAACTGACTCTTTATTCACTCTCCTTTTATCTCTGATTTTGGACTCAAGCAACTCCTGAGGAACATATGTGGCTCTTTCGATGCTAACTGAGACACTTCATTCACCAGCTGTGTCTGTTTGCGGGTAGGTTTACCTAAAATCATTTTTggaagcatttttgcttctgccGCTAGCTGCCTGGTGCTGTAACAACCGTGAGAGAGAACCAATTCAGTTTAAGAGCCTAAATCACTTCTTATAGTTCTCCCATGCTACAGATGGCCATTGTCTTACACTACTGGTACTTGTTTTCCAACTGAACTGtctttatattcatattgtggTATTTGATTGAAATTTCATGCAACAAATTTTTTTGCATTAATGTGTTTTTCTGAGTTGTTGTGCCCTTTGTAAGTCGACCCCACAGGCTCCTCTGTGTTGACAGGGAGCCATTCATCCCTCTCTGAGCGGAATGTCACTTTTGTGGCTTTCCAGACTTTCAAAAACCACAACCTTGTCAAAAGAAGTCAATTATGATTACGGTCTCTTCTCGTTTGTTCACTTGTAATTATCAAACGTTTTTTATGGAAAGCGTTTGCTGGACTCACCAACGGGATTCCTGTGGTGAGCTGAAATTGGGGCCTAGAATTACATCCAGTGGTGctttgtgaagaagaaaaaaatattttctgagtgttaatgagtttttttttcttttttttttctggtcTATTCTATTGAAGCTGGTTAAAACTAAAACACATACGAAACaagacacacactacacaacacaacacaccacaTTACAGCTTGCTCTGTGATGGTTTTGGTTTTGAAATACATATTATGTCCATGACGTGTCCAGTAAGTAAATCCAGCCGTGATCTTAGAGGCTAAACACAGAAACGTTGTTGGATCTTTCATATGAAAGAACCAAGCTcactttatttgtttaattgagTTCTTTgtcaagaataaaataaataaatgtgtcaaGAGAGATCTGGCTGAGAAGGCAGCAGAAGAACATGTTTGGGTTTTCAATACCTTGAATGACCCATAACGATATAAATAGTAACTAATGAGTCATGATTTATAGGTCAAATGCATCATAGGTTACTACTTttaatattcttttttaatgttattttgatGCACTTAGAAGATTGTTCCTGTCGAGGCATATAATCTGGCATTCGACCAATCAATTCATTTGGTATTAATCCTATTACTCGTATCCTTACTCAAACACTTTTGTGATACTGATATCTTGGCCACCCTTTTAACACACTATAAAGAGCATGAAAAAAACAGATTAGGATGCATAACCAACATTTTACAATTATATAGGATTATGTTATCCTTGTTAGATGAATTATTGTAATTTTGTTCTCAATTCCCAAATAAGAAAAGATCTTGTTTCATGAAAGCTTGGGATAGGACAGACATCTACATGCTCCGTGTAAACATGCTAGCTGACTGTGCAGTTCCTATTAATCCTATGATGCAAAGAATCGATGCAATTTGTCTGAAATAAGACATCTTGCCTACCGTTGATTTAATTATATCACACAGCTCCATTATAAGCTTATAGCAAGATAATTATGTATTTGTCCCTCTCAAAGGCCGGAGAAGttgaaaaatattatattatctgtGTTTGGTTTGGTCGTGTGCTCTGGAGTCCATCGACAGAACTCAGGAATGGGCTTTTTCCACGACCATAAGTGGTTGTAAttatcatgtgacctctccaaGCAGCCAGTAAATGAACACCTGTCAGTGGACATACACGTTGGTGTTGCTGATCCTCTGTACAAGAGGGAATTACAGTATGTGTCACAAGAGGACTACTTAaccaaagatttttttaaagtaaacgaTCAATGAGATACTGATATGTGCTTCTATTAATTGTTCTTCTCTTGAAGTTGGCTGTTCAAATTTAAGAAGAGTTTTAATCATGTAATAGGGACAGAATGGACAGCAAAAGGATGAATGGTCCGCGTCAGAGTGGCAAGGATGATCTTCTCTTTGTCAAACTCCTAAATCACGCGCCACGTCGGAGCAAGGTTGATTAACACCTGCTTTCAATTAAGTGACTTTCTCATCAAGCTCCGGTCGGAAACCGAAAAAAAAGGCCTCACGCCTCGTCACGTCGAAGATGTTCCTGAATTAGAAAGCTATTAAATCAGAGGAGCAGAAACACGCCGTTGCA is a genomic window containing:
- the LOC130206780 gene encoding tyrosine-protein phosphatase non-receptor type 20-like; this encodes MYFPPFLPLIDDETRVAIGDNQDYINGSYIHMQVGDEKLFYISCQGPLPSTVPAFWQMIWENKSDVIAMMTQEVERGRIKCHKYWPEKLGVPLDTGRYQLHLENQQFLEYFHIKVIRVVEIETSETHFVRHLKFTRWPDHGVPKSSEQLVRFIRYLRAVHHKGPVTVHCSAGIGRTGVLISTDVILSLIEKDLPINVSDVVKEMRLQRHGMIQTKEQYFFCYKVWLEVLQGILQLQGNQWQPESLRNHKIV